In Fibrobacter sp. UWP2, the following are encoded in one genomic region:
- a CDS encoding menaquinone biosynthetic enzyme MqnA/MqnD family protein, with product MALRVGRIPFLVCAPFFHDFLGRESEFPDVEFVDGPPSAHNAGLKDGSIHLSPASSITFAQKPGAFVLSPTLCTSCSFEVRSVKLFSQFPIEQLGGKSVRLTSQSKTSVALLRILLEMRYGLNPLYVEGLAAEPGDDACLLIGDLALEENERDRFAYKYDLGTLWQDWQGLPFVFGAWIIAKEALEPALLPPLENYLECTEIGIERFRANPKTALDRWLAKYPVKLPRQVVEDYYRVIDYRFTDERKQSLRVFFDFAARMGLVDVAPELEFL from the coding sequence ATGGCTCTTCGAGTTGGACGAATCCCTTTTTTAGTGTGTGCGCCGTTTTTCCATGACTTTTTAGGGCGCGAGAGCGAATTCCCCGATGTGGAATTTGTGGATGGTCCGCCTAGTGCGCACAACGCGGGGCTTAAGGACGGAAGCATCCACTTATCGCCGGCGTCGTCGATTACGTTTGCACAAAAACCGGGGGCGTTCGTGCTTTCACCTACGCTTTGCACGTCGTGCTCGTTCGAAGTCCGCTCCGTAAAACTGTTTTCGCAGTTCCCCATAGAACAACTGGGAGGGAAGTCGGTCCGGCTCACTTCGCAAAGCAAGACTTCTGTCGCCCTTTTGCGCATTTTGCTCGAAATGCGGTATGGGCTCAATCCTCTCTATGTGGAAGGCCTTGCCGCGGAGCCGGGTGACGACGCTTGCCTTTTGATTGGCGACTTGGCGCTAGAAGAAAACGAACGCGACCGCTTTGCCTACAAGTACGACTTGGGGACGCTTTGGCAGGACTGGCAAGGGCTCCCGTTTGTGTTTGGCGCGTGGATTATTGCCAAGGAGGCGTTGGAGCCCGCGTTGCTGCCCCCCTTGGAAAACTACCTGGAATGTACCGAGATAGGCATTGAGCGGTTCCGCGCAAACCCCAAGACCGCCCTGGACCGCTGGCTTGCAAAATACCCTGTGAAACTCCCTCGCCAGGTGGTGGAGGACTATTACCGGGTGATAGACTACCGCTTTACCGACGAACGCAAGCAGTCGCTGCGCGTTTTCTTTGATTTTGCGGCTCGCATGGGGCTGGTGGATGTTGCCCCCGAACTCGAATTCTTATAG
- the ftsY gene encoding signal recognition particle-docking protein FtsY, with product MGLFSAIKSGLAKTRDALVGELKGIVGAGKITDETLEELEEHLIKADVGVEAAFLLTDALREQALGKSLTTEQVLDIMRGEAERLLKDPPPFELKGKPHVILVIGVNGAGKTTTIGKLAARLKNEGKKVMIAACDTFRAAAIEQLETWAERSGAEFVKHQEGSDPAAVAFDACNAAVARGCDVVLLDTAGRLHNKDYLMEELKKIVRVVRKVNPDFPHDMWLVIDGNTGQNTINQTKIFNQSFPLTGLVVTKLDGTARGGAVLSIASSLQIPIRWIGMGERIDQLVPFSKAEYVEGLFESALEEQP from the coding sequence ATGGGACTGTTTTCTGCCATCAAGAGTGGGCTCGCCAAGACCCGTGACGCCCTCGTGGGCGAACTCAAGGGGATTGTCGGCGCTGGTAAGATTACCGACGAGACTCTCGAAGAGTTGGAAGAGCACTTGATCAAGGCCGACGTGGGCGTGGAGGCTGCGTTCTTGTTGACGGATGCTTTGCGCGAACAGGCCCTGGGCAAATCGCTTACGACCGAGCAGGTGCTCGACATTATGCGCGGCGAGGCGGAACGCCTTTTGAAGGACCCGCCGCCGTTTGAACTCAAGGGCAAACCCCATGTGATTCTTGTAATTGGCGTGAATGGCGCCGGCAAGACGACGACCATCGGCAAACTCGCCGCCCGCCTCAAGAACGAGGGCAAGAAGGTGATGATTGCCGCCTGCGATACGTTCCGTGCGGCGGCCATCGAGCAGCTCGAGACCTGGGCCGAGCGGAGCGGTGCCGAATTTGTGAAGCACCAGGAAGGCAGCGACCCTGCCGCGGTGGCATTTGACGCCTGCAATGCGGCTGTGGCCCGCGGTTGCGACGTGGTGCTCCTGGATACTGCCGGACGCCTCCACAACAAAGATTACTTGATGGAGGAACTCAAGAAGATTGTCCGTGTTGTCAGGAAGGTGAATCCGGATTTCCCGCACGACATGTGGCTTGTGATTGATGGCAATACGGGACAGAACACCATCAACCAGACCAAGATTTTTAACCAGAGCTTCCCCCTGACGGGACTCGTGGTGACCAAGCTCGACGGCACGGCCCGTGGCGGTGCGGTACTCTCCATCGCGAGTTCGTTGCAGATCCCCATCCGCTGGATTGGCATGGGCGAACGCATTGACCAGTTGGTCCCCTTTAGCAAGGCCGAATACGTCGAAGGGCTTTTTGAAAGCGCCCTTGAAGAGCAACCGTAA
- a CDS encoding glycosyltransferase family 2 protein: MSDQVLLYLQIAFWVLLFLLVHCYGLFPVTLPFVSELFKRRRRDEIENFELPHVSLLISAYNEEAVIERKIQNILEIDYPKEKLEVLIGDDGSADKTAEIVARYADRGITLVKAPKNAGKAAMLNRLQKIASGEILVFCDANTMFFPNVVRKLVAPFKDKKIGCTCGHLILSDKSGSVLGRGESSYWDLESEIKKFEGILDRLMGGNGALYAIRKELYTELPTKKSIMDDFFITTKILQKGFFCTFIASAIGTEQTSKEGEGEYRRKVRIGRANFNYLLSYLPLLNPFKPLLAYLFLSHKFLRWFSPHIVILLFILNALLLTSGPVYQATFAIMVLVLLVCVTKVIPSAYYFMSMNIAMLKGFFLSFCREKSGGWAREARSDDDAPATVGAAKLLPLIAAGVLALSSAPANAFTVDVQGGVVNHISDITEFNLNVYGHWWYAIDQMLFVGVGSGYQEIDNDALIPLSAAAWIRLPIGGQTLPVVVGDFGYLFGGDHQMFWRAGGGFDIKNGDYSSILLMGGYEFLDHAGKGYVYLQAGILIEL; this comes from the coding sequence ATGAGCGATCAAGTCTTGCTGTATTTGCAAATAGCCTTTTGGGTGCTCCTGTTTTTGCTGGTGCACTGCTACGGCCTGTTCCCGGTGACGCTCCCGTTTGTGAGTGAACTCTTCAAGCGCCGCCGCCGTGACGAGATCGAGAACTTTGAACTGCCGCACGTTTCCCTTTTGATTTCGGCGTATAACGAAGAAGCGGTTATTGAACGTAAGATCCAGAACATTCTGGAAATCGACTACCCCAAGGAGAAATTGGAGGTGCTGATTGGCGACGACGGTTCTGCCGATAAGACGGCGGAGATCGTAGCCCGCTATGCCGACCGTGGGATCACCCTGGTCAAGGCGCCCAAGAACGCGGGCAAGGCGGCGATGCTCAACCGCCTGCAAAAAATCGCGAGCGGCGAGATTCTTGTGTTCTGCGACGCCAACACCATGTTCTTCCCCAATGTGGTCCGCAAGCTGGTGGCGCCCTTCAAAGACAAAAAGATCGGCTGTACCTGCGGTCACTTGATCCTCTCCGACAAGAGCGGGAGCGTGCTTGGCCGTGGCGAGAGCTCGTACTGGGATTTGGAGTCTGAAATCAAGAAGTTCGAGGGAATTTTGGACCGCCTCATGGGCGGAAACGGCGCCCTGTACGCCATTCGTAAGGAATTATATACCGAACTCCCGACCAAGAAGAGCATCATGGACGACTTCTTTATTACGACGAAGATTTTGCAGAAGGGCTTCTTTTGCACGTTCATCGCGAGCGCCATCGGTACGGAGCAGACCTCCAAGGAAGGCGAGGGCGAGTACCGCCGCAAGGTGCGCATTGGCCGCGCGAATTTCAACTACCTGCTCTCTTACCTGCCCTTGCTGAACCCGTTCAAGCCGCTACTCGCATACTTATTCCTCTCGCACAAGTTCTTGCGCTGGTTCTCTCCGCATATCGTCATTTTGCTGTTCATACTCAATGCGCTGCTTTTGACGAGCGGTCCTGTGTACCAGGCTACCTTTGCTATAATGGTCTTGGTGCTGTTGGTTTGCGTGACCAAGGTTATCCCGAGTGCCTACTACTTTATGTCGATGAATATCGCAATGCTCAAAGGGTTCTTCCTTTCGTTCTGCCGCGAAAAGAGCGGCGGCTGGGCGCGTGAAGCCCGCAGTGACGACGACGCCCCGGCGACGGTTGGCGCTGCCAAACTTTTGCCTTTGATTGCGGCGGGAGTCTTGGCCTTGAGTTCTGCTCCGGCAAACGCGTTTACCGTAGACGTGCAGGGCGGCGTGGTGAACCACATTAGCGACATTACCGAGTTCAACCTCAATGTTTATGGCCACTGGTGGTATGCGATAGACCAAATGCTCTTTGTGGGCGTGGGCAGCGGCTACCAGGAAATCGACAACGACGCCCTCATCCCTTTGAGCGCCGCCGCCTGGATCCGTCTCCCGATTGGCGGGCAAACGCTCCCGGTGGTTGTGGGCGACTTTGGCTACCTCTTTGGTGGCGACCATCAAATGTTCTGGAGAGCCGGTGGCGGCTTCGACATAAAGAACGGCGATTACTCGTCTATCTTGCTCATGGGCGGTTACGAATTCCTGGACCATGCAGGCAAAGGCTATGTTTACCTGCAGGCCGGAATCTTGATAGAACTGTAG
- a CDS encoding diguanylate cyclase → MVEEKILVVDDNAEVLEKTRNLLSQVGYSVIMCHSGEEALALLNKERVDLVLLDINMPSLNGYEVCLRIRQSFALDDLPIIFLTSREDSDSVTKGFHAGASDFVSKNALADILLSRVNVHIRLARTLRFLRDISLTDDLTGCYNRRHAMYSLRELFARSKRYGTPFSLIYFDLNGLKIVNDKYGHQAGDLLLRSVVNACKKLLRESDLLFRMGGDEFMVLCPDTDKRGAFICAERMQEAVKAVTIVDQTVTFAYGIAHSNEDYKDMDEMLHSADSSMYDCKKKMHSGK, encoded by the coding sequence ATGGTTGAAGAGAAAATTCTTGTCGTCGACGACAATGCCGAAGTGCTGGAAAAAACGCGGAATCTGCTTTCGCAGGTGGGCTACAGCGTGATTATGTGCCATTCCGGCGAGGAGGCCCTGGCGCTCTTGAACAAGGAACGCGTGGACTTGGTCCTTTTGGACATCAACATGCCGAGCTTGAATGGCTACGAGGTGTGCCTGCGCATTCGCCAAAGTTTTGCCTTGGATGACTTGCCGATTATTTTCCTCACCAGCCGCGAGGATTCCGATAGCGTGACCAAGGGCTTCCATGCCGGCGCGTCGGATTTTGTGAGCAAGAACGCCCTTGCCGATATTTTGCTTTCGCGAGTCAACGTTCACATCCGCTTGGCGAGGACGCTCCGCTTTTTGCGCGACATCTCGCTGACCGACGATTTGACCGGCTGTTACAACCGTCGCCACGCCATGTACTCGTTGCGCGAATTGTTTGCCCGCAGCAAGCGTTACGGGACTCCGTTCTCCCTCATTTACTTTGACTTGAACGGACTCAAGATTGTGAACGACAAGTACGGGCACCAGGCGGGCGACTTGTTGCTTCGCTCTGTGGTGAACGCCTGCAAAAAGCTGTTGCGCGAATCTGACTTGCTGTTCCGTATGGGTGGCGATGAGTTCATGGTGCTTTGCCCCGATACAGATAAACGCGGAGCCTTTATTTGTGCCGAACGTATGCAGGAAGCGGTGAAGGCGGTGACCATTGTGGACCAGACGGTGACATTCGCCTATGGCATTGCGCACTCGAACGAAGACTACAAGGACATGGATGAGATGCTCCACAGTGCCGATTCTTCGATGTACGACTGCAAAAAGAAAATGCACTCGGGCAAGTAA
- a CDS encoding thioredoxin family protein, with protein MRVVKILLMVLVLLAPASFAAKAAPKLVRWVGYAEALEKAKASNKLVFVDLYADWCIPCRVMDANVYSDPTVASLLNNRFIPVKLNADSQDTIVCDGQSKTVQRCYFDVWELSALPAFVLIAPKGLTILTVTDSMSPQEMQMLLYQFLEKEKEWIER; from the coding sequence ATGCGCGTTGTTAAAATTTTGTTGATGGTACTTGTGTTGCTCGCTCCGGCGAGCTTTGCCGCGAAGGCAGCCCCCAAGCTGGTGCGCTGGGTGGGTTATGCCGAAGCCCTCGAAAAGGCGAAGGCGAGCAACAAGCTGGTTTTTGTGGACCTGTATGCCGACTGGTGCATCCCCTGCCGCGTGATGGACGCGAACGTGTATAGCGACCCGACGGTAGCCTCCCTGTTGAACAACCGGTTTATCCCGGTAAAGCTGAATGCCGATTCCCAGGATACCATTGTGTGCGACGGGCAGTCCAAAACGGTGCAACGCTGCTATTTTGACGTTTGGGAATTGAGCGCCTTGCCTGCCTTTGTGCTGATAGCGCCCAAGGGACTTACTATACTTACGGTAACGGATTCCATGAGTCCCCAGGAAATGCAGATGCTTTTGTATCAGTTCCTGGAAAAAGAAAAAGAGTGGATTGAACGATGA
- a CDS encoding glycoside hydrolase family 5 protein, producing the protein MKKERLRGVNLGGWFSQVDCIQEKDPALFPGVIQHIKTFIGASDFKRIREAGFNHVRLPVDYFNVFDSDDASKPNEEVFGLLDKALKEIQTADLDVILDLHKCPGHDFHLGCSTEQAFFADPAARKKTCDIWSYMAERYCNESRVMMELLNEPAGSDSKVWDKVKDEIFWAIRKHAPKNTIVVGSNKWNSAKEFEFLTPMDDDNAIYSFHTYTPVSFTHQKAEWIKDPFFHQERSWPGDYAAPEGTDGVRLNYEYGKWDKARLQASIQNALDFRAKYDLPVSCNEFGVYVQVPRKYQLAWMRDFLDILREADVGFSYWNYKNLDFGLVSKGESLHNSLEQYNNPERLDKELMEMLAKG; encoded by the coding sequence ATGAAAAAGGAAAGACTACGCGGAGTGAATTTGGGTGGCTGGTTCAGTCAGGTCGACTGCATCCAGGAAAAAGACCCCGCCCTCTTTCCAGGGGTCATCCAACACATAAAGACGTTCATCGGCGCAAGCGATTTCAAGCGCATCCGCGAGGCGGGGTTCAACCACGTCAGGCTCCCGGTGGACTACTTTAACGTTTTTGACAGTGACGACGCCAGCAAGCCCAACGAGGAGGTCTTTGGGCTTTTGGACAAGGCTCTCAAAGAAATCCAAACAGCCGACCTGGACGTGATTCTGGACCTGCACAAATGCCCGGGGCACGACTTCCACCTGGGGTGTTCCACGGAGCAGGCGTTTTTTGCCGATCCCGCCGCACGCAAAAAGACATGCGACATTTGGTCTTACATGGCCGAACGCTATTGCAACGAAAGCCGCGTGATGATGGAGCTTTTGAACGAGCCCGCCGGCAGCGACTCCAAGGTTTGGGACAAAGTAAAAGACGAAATCTTTTGGGCCATAAGGAAGCACGCCCCCAAGAACACCATTGTGGTCGGTAGCAACAAGTGGAACAGCGCAAAGGAATTTGAATTCCTCACCCCGATGGACGACGACAACGCCATCTACAGTTTCCACACCTACACGCCCGTGAGCTTCACCCACCAAAAGGCGGAATGGATCAAGGATCCGTTCTTCCACCAGGAACGCAGCTGGCCCGGCGACTACGCGGCACCCGAAGGAACCGACGGCGTACGCCTCAACTACGAGTACGGCAAGTGGGACAAGGCAAGGCTCCAGGCAAGCATCCAAAACGCCCTCGATTTCCGCGCCAAGTACGACCTGCCCGTAAGCTGCAACGAGTTCGGCGTCTACGTCCAGGTTCCGCGCAAGTACCAACTCGCTTGGATGCGCGACTTCCTCGACATTCTGCGCGAAGCCGACGTGGGCTTTAGCTACTGGAACTACAAGAACCTGGACTTTGGCCTGGTCTCCAAGGGCGAATCGCTCCACAACAGCTTGGAACAGTACAACAACCCAGAGCGCCTCGACAAGGAGCTCATGGAAATGCTCGCCAAGGGATGA